A portion of the Tindallia magadiensis genome contains these proteins:
- the rpmA gene encoding 50S ribosomal protein L27: protein MLFNMDLQLFASKKGVGSSKNGRDSQSKRLGVKRSDGQEVTAGSIIMRQRGTKIHPGHNVGRGGDDTLFAMIDGIVKFERKGKKKKQVSIYASESIPVQ, encoded by the coding sequence ATGTTATTCAATATGGATTTACAGCTATTCGCTAGTAAAAAAGGTGTTGGAAGCTCTAAGAATGGTCGTGATAGCCAGTCAAAAAGACTTGGTGTTAAACGAAGTGACGGACAAGAAGTTACAGCTGGAAGCATCATTATGCGTCAAAGAGGAACTAAAATTCACCCTGGACATAATGTAGGTCGTGGTGGAGATGATACTCTTTTTGCAATGATCGATGGTATTGTGAAATTTGAGCGTAAAGGCAAAAAGAAGAAGCAGGTTAGTATATATGCTTCTGAAAGTATACCAGTACAATAA
- the rplU gene encoding 50S ribosomal protein L21 — MYAIIETGGKQYRVEEGTTLVVEKLEVKEGETVKLDKVLAVSKDGELKTGQPMLEGATVDATVIENGKADKVIVFKYKPKKDYRRKKGHRQPYTKLKVQNINL; from the coding sequence ATGTACGCTATTATTGAAACGGGTGGAAAACAGTACCGAGTTGAAGAAGGAACTACTTTGGTAGTGGAGAAGTTAGAAGTAAAAGAAGGTGAAACAGTAAAACTGGATAAAGTGTTGGCGGTATCTAAAGACGGTGAACTTAAGACTGGTCAACCAATGCTTGAAGGTGCAACTGTTGATGCAACTGTTATTGAGAATGGTAAAGCTGATAAGGTAATTGTATTCAAATACAAGCCTAAGAAAGATTACAGACGAAAAAAAGGACATCGGCAACCATATACAAAACTAAAAGTTCAGAATATTAATCTGTAG
- a CDS encoding ribosomal-processing cysteine protease Prp, translating into MIQIYIFRNQQKDVVKYIVDGHANADEYGKDIVCAGISVLAQTMILGIHRILNAEPEWKSESGNLICILPDNISAESRKQINTLLETMVLGFDNIRQQYPDLIKIYTKEVR; encoded by the coding sequence ATGATTCAAATTTACATTTTTCGAAATCAGCAAAAAGATGTTGTTAAGTATATAGTCGATGGTCATGCCAATGCAGACGAATACGGTAAAGATATTGTCTGTGCAGGCATTTCGGTGTTAGCACAAACAATGATTCTTGGAATACATCGTATTTTAAATGCTGAACCTGAATGGAAAAGTGAAAGTGGAAACCTTATTTGTATTCTACCGGATAATATTTCTGCAGAAAGCAGAAAACAGATTAATACACTGCTGGAAACCATGGTTTTGGGATTTGATAATATTCGACAACAATATCCTGATCTTATTAAGATTTATACAAAGGAGGTGCGCTGA
- a CDS encoding Rne/Rng family ribonuclease → MNQIVADIGALETRIAVLENEVVKELHFERKSSTSIVNNIYCGTIINIVKGIGTIFVDIGVEKNVFLHETELKTPIARLNKGDKLLVQIKKDALSEKGAKATTFLSLPGKYVIFLPEEKQIGISSRITNQKDRENLEAMGKEIIEGTSHGVVMRTEALHQSSSRIRQEYQNLTTIWTSITLENASKGDLLFQEEALLDRLIRDVMNKDTKEFVINDSLEAKRLRDICQKRNPDDCIKIIECDPDENLFERYHIESQWKQAMQNKVSLESGGSIVINTTEALTVIDVNTGKNIGSNRFEDTVLQINLEAAVEIARQLRLRDVGGIIVIDFIDMKKKHYQHKLLSLLKNELKKDRQKTVVAGITKLGLVEMTRRKTREKVDQMFMEACDACSGTGFYPSVYQDLYILEKKLRLLVKHKDIEQIKVCIHPQTWQKIQKEGLDLKVITDKYNHKAMFIQDSLLTTRGFKVELYKKER, encoded by the coding sequence ATGAATCAAATTGTGGCTGACATAGGTGCTCTTGAAACACGCATAGCTGTTTTGGAAAATGAAGTTGTTAAAGAACTTCATTTTGAAAGAAAAAGCTCTACAAGTATTGTTAATAACATATACTGTGGGACGATTATTAATATTGTGAAGGGTATCGGGACGATTTTTGTTGATATAGGTGTAGAGAAAAATGTATTTTTACATGAAACTGAGCTAAAAACACCAATAGCGAGACTTAATAAAGGAGATAAGCTACTTGTTCAGATAAAAAAAGATGCTCTCAGTGAAAAGGGTGCAAAAGCAACTACGTTTTTATCACTTCCTGGAAAGTATGTTATTTTTCTTCCAGAAGAAAAACAAATAGGCATCTCTAGTAGGATAACAAATCAAAAGGATAGAGAAAATCTGGAAGCAATGGGCAAAGAAATAATAGAAGGAACGAGTCATGGGGTTGTGATGAGGACGGAAGCACTCCATCAGAGCAGTAGCAGGATCAGACAGGAATACCAAAACCTTACTACTATTTGGACTTCTATTACTCTGGAAAATGCAAGTAAAGGAGACTTGTTATTTCAGGAAGAGGCCTTATTAGATAGATTGATACGCGATGTAATGAACAAAGATACCAAAGAATTTGTGATTAACGATTCTTTAGAAGCTAAAAGACTTCGTGATATATGTCAAAAGCGAAACCCTGATGATTGCATCAAAATTATTGAATGTGATCCAGATGAAAATCTTTTTGAACGATATCATATTGAAAGTCAATGGAAACAAGCAATGCAAAACAAAGTTTCTTTAGAGAGTGGGGGCAGTATTGTGATCAATACTACCGAAGCCCTCACAGTTATTGATGTTAATACGGGTAAGAATATTGGATCAAATAGATTTGAAGATACTGTGCTGCAAATCAACTTAGAAGCGGCGGTGGAAATCGCCAGGCAATTAAGGTTGCGTGATGTAGGTGGCATTATTGTTATTGACTTTATAGATATGAAAAAAAAACATTACCAGCATAAATTGTTATCATTGTTAAAGAATGAACTGAAAAAAGATCGTCAAAAAACAGTGGTAGCAGGAATAACAAAACTTGGACTGGTAGAGATGACAAGAAGAAAAACAAGAGAAAAAGTAGATCAAATGTTTATGGAAGCTTGTGATGCTTGTAGTGGCACGGGTTTTTATCCCTCAGTCTATCAGGATCTGTATATATTAGAAAAGAAATTGCGATTACTGGTAAAACATAAAGATATTGAACAGATAAAGGTTTGTATCCACCCTCAAACATGGCAAAAGATACAAAAAGAAGGGCTGGATTTAAAGGTGATAACAGATAAATATAACCATAAAGCTATGTTTATCCAAGATTCGTTGCTAACGACTAGAGGTTTTAAGGTTGAATTATATAAAAAAGAAAGATAG